The region AATCATATCTTTGCTTGAAACGTTTAATTCCTTGGCTAATTCATATATTCTCTTCTTGCCCATCGTTTCACGCTCCTATTCTATTTTTTTTAATAATCCATTTGTAAATCCTCTATCAGTAATCGCGATGACACTTCGCTTTTGCCCAATTGCGTTTGATAATTCTAACGTTGATCCAACCTCTATCCACATAACTTTATAGAAATTACATTTATCGGTTATTTTTTTTCGAGTAGCCGACCCCATATCGCTAGTAATTAAAACTAATAACGCCTTTTTCTTCTTAATGGACTCTAGTACAAGCGATTCACCAGTGATAATTTTTTGTGCCTTTTTCATCAATCCTAAATAATTACTAATATCACTATTTAGCATCGCCGAACAACTCTCTACGAGCTTGTTGGTGATCAACATACTCAATTAATTCATCGTAAAACTTATCATCTACCTCAATTTTAAATGCTTTATCAAAGGTACGCTGTTTCTTTGCTTTTTGAGCAATTTTTACGTCCAAACCAATGTATGCACCACGACCAGGCTTTTTTCCTGTCGCATCAATTGAAATCTCATTTTCCTTATTTTTAACAACACGAACTAATTCCCTTTTAGGAAACATTTCGTTGGTAACAATATCTTTTCGCATTGGAATTTTTCTAGTCTTCATTGCAATCACCTCCACAAATCTATTCTTCAGTTTCGGCCTCATCAACGTTTTCATCTTCTTCAAAGAATTCTGAAGCATCCGTCTCTGATTTAATGTCAATCTTATAACCAGTTAATTTTGCAGCTAAACGCGCATTTTGACCGCGCTTTCCGATTGCCAACGATAATTGATAATCAGGAACAACTACCATACAAGAACGTTCATCTTCTTCATCAAATAATACGTCTTCAACTTCTGCAGGATTTAATGCATTCGCAATATACGCCGCGGGATCCTCAACCCATTCAACGATATCCATATTCTCACCATGCAATTCATTAACGATAGTCTGAACCCGTTGTCCTCTTGGTCCAACACTTGTACCAACAGGATCAATATCTGGATTAGCGGATTTAACGGCAACCTTTGCACGATCACCGGCTTCACGAGCAATTGAGACAATCTCGACAGTTCCATCATAGATTTCAGGCACTTCTTGTTCAAACAAACGTTTAAGCAAACCAGAAGCACTTCTTGAAACATACACTTGAGGCCCCTTACCACTGTCATCAACTTTAGTTACATATACTTTAATATGATCATGTGGTTCATACTGTTCACCTGGTATCTGGTCTTGTTTAGCCATGACAGCCTCAACACCACCTAAATCAACATAAACATAACGATTATCACGGCGAGATACTTCACCAGTTACAATCTCATCTTCATATTGACTGTACTTTTCATAAACAACACCACGTTCTGCTTCACGAACTCGTTGCATAATAACTTGTTTCGCAGTTTGAGCAGAGATCCTACCAAAATTTTTAGGTGTTACTTCAAATTTAATTTCGTCATCTAGTTCGTAGGCCTTATTAATTGTTAATGCTTCATCGAGACTTACCTCAAGTTGATCATCTTCAACTTGATCAACTACTTTTTTTACTGCGTATACGTGAATATCACCTTTCTTTTCATCAAAGTCAACTTCGACGTTTTGCGCTTGACCATAATTTCTTTTATATGCTGAAACTAAAGCCGCTTCAAGAGCATCAATTACTATTTCTTTTTTGATTCCCTTTTCTTGTTCTAAAGCATCAAGGGCCGTAACCATTTCTTTACTCATTTTTTTAGTCCTCTCTAAAATTTAATTGCTAACCTTGCAAAGGCAACCTTGTCTAAATCAACAACTAATTGCTTTTTTCGTGATTTGTCCATGTAATCCATTGTAATTTGCTTACCATCAAAAGATATTAAATCACCTTCAAATACCTTTTTCTTATCAATTGGTGCATAAAGTGAAATATGAATATAGTCTCCCACAGCATTTTCGTAGTCCTCAATTTTTTTAAGCGGACGTTCTGCTCCAGGTGACGACACTTCCAAGAAATAGGCTTGGGGAATTGGATCAGGATCTGCCTCATCTAACTGTTCACTTAATTCATCGCTGACCATGGCACATTCCTCAATGTTAATTCCACCTGGTTTATCTATGTAAACCCTCAAGAACCAACTTTGGCCTTCTTTTACAAATTCAACTTCAACTAATTCAAAATTATGCTTATTAACTATGGGCGTTACCATTTTGGTTACTGTCTCAACAACATCACTACTCAAGGTTTCTCCTCCATTTTTCCAATAAAAAGAGCGAGCATCGCTGCTCACTCAATTTACGAGTATGAAAATTACATGAATAAATATACCATATAAAACGCAAAAGAGCAAATAACGCCCCTTAGAATAGGCTTAACTGATTCTCATCAGGTAATTCACTCAATACATTATTAATCGTCATGAATTCAATCAAGCTTGCTGAAACATGTCCTCTTTTTGCCAAATCTTCCTTGGATAAAAATGGTTTGTCCGCTCTCGCAGCAACAATCTGTTTAGCAACATTATCCCCAAGTCCTGGAATGGAATTGAATGGTGCTAGCAGTCTTTTACCCTCAATTATCCATTCTTCAGCATCAGAATGCTCTATATCGACCATTCCAAATTCAAAACCTCGTTCTATCATTTCATTCGCTAATTCAAGAACAGTTAATAAGTTTTTCTCCTTCGTAGATGCTTCCCGGCCTTTTTCGTTTATTTCGGTCATCTTAGCTTTCACAGATTCTTTTCCATGAGACATAGAGACAATATCAAAATCATCAGCTCGAACCGTAAAATAAGCGGCATAATATGCTAAAGGAAAATATACTTTGAAATAAGCAATTCGAAGTGCCATCAAGACATATGCCGAAGCATGAGCGCGTGGAAACATATATTTAATTTTTCCACATGACTCAATATACCAATCAGGAACATTAGCACTTCTCATTTTTTCTTCAAAACCTTCAGGAATCCCCTTTCCCTTACGAACACTCTCCATAATCTGGAAAGATGATTGAGAATCTAAACCATAATGAATTAAATCCATCATGATATTATCACGACACCCAATGACATCTTTAATTGTAACCGTTCCGGCTTTAATCAATTCCTCAGCGTTTCCCAGCCAAACATCGGTACCATGTGACAAACCCGATATTTGCAATAACTCTGAGTAATTCTTTGGATGCGTTTCTTCTAACATTCCACGTACAAATCGTGTTCCAAACTCTGGAATTCCAAGTGTTCCGGTTTTTGAATTAATTTGATCTTCTGAAACGCCTAAAACATCCGGTCCAGAAAAAATTTTCATAACATTAGGATCATCAGTTGGGATACTCTTCGGTTCAATCCCTGATAAATCTTGAAGCTTACGTATCATAGTAGGATCATCATGACCCAAAATATCCATCTTCAAAATATTGTCATGAATTGAATGAAAATCAAAATGGGTTGTTTTCCAAGCAGCGGTCTGGTCGTCTGCCGGATACTGAATCGGACTAAAATCATAAATATCCATGTAATCCGGTACAATTAAAATTCCAGCCGGATGTTGTCCAGTAGTTCGCTTGACACCTGTGGCTCCCTGGGAAAGGCGATCAATTTCAGCACCTCTAAGGTGAATATTATGATCTCGTTCATATGCTTTAACGTATCCATATGCAGTCTTATCCGCGACTGTTCCAATGGTACCAGCCCTGAAAACGTTATCCTTACCAAATAAAACCTGCATGTAATTATGTGCAATAGGTTGATAGTCACCAGAAAAATTTAAATCAATATCGGGAACTTTATCACCCTTGAATCCCAAAAATGTTTCAAAAGGAATATCTTGCCCATCGCCGATCATTTCAGTATCACACTTAGGACAATTTTTATCGGGCAAATCATATCCAGAGCCGTATTCGCCTTTTGTAAAGAAGCTTGAATATTGACAATTCGGACAACGATAATGTGGCGGCAATGGATTTACTTCAGTAATTCCAGACATAGTAGCAACAAGGCTTGAGCCAACCGAGCCACGAGAGCCAACTAAATATCCATCTTTATTACTCTTGTGAACTAACCGTTGAGCGATCAAATAAATAACAGAAAAACCGTTTCCAATGATACTTTTTAATTCTTTGTCCAAGCGTTCTTGAACAATTTCTGGAAGTGTCTCTCCGTAAAGCGCATGAGCCTGGTCCATTGTCAACTGCCTTATACGATCCTCTGCCCCAGGCATTTTAGGCGTGTAAAGCTTATTTTTCACTGGACTAATATCATCAACTGAATCAGCAATCTGGTTTGTATTTTCAATAACAATTTTACGAGCTTGTTTATCTCCTAAAAATGAAAAATCGCTTAGCATTTCATCTGTGGTTCTGAAATGAACATCAGGAAGTGCCGATCTATTAAGTGGATTAGCTCCGCCCTGCGATCCAATCAGAATTTGACGATAAATTGAATCATTTTGATTTAGATAATGAACATCACCAGTTGCAACAACTGGTTTCCCTAAATCATCACCCAATTTAATGATATTTTCTATTATCTCTTCGAGGTTCTTAGTTCCGCTCACAAGTTCTTGATCCAACAACTGCTGATAAACAGGTTTAGGCATCACTTCAAGATAATCATAAAATTTTGCTTTTGCCTTTGCTTCGGCATATCCCTTTTGCATCATTGCAGTAAATACTTCCCCACTTGAACAGGCGGATCCAACAATAATGCCGTCGCGTAGCTCTTTCAATTCTGACTTTGGAATACGCGGAACGCGATAAAAATATTCAACATTTGACTTTGAAACTAGTTTAAATAGATTTTTTAAACCATCCTGAGTTTTTGCAATTAAAATTGCATGATTTGGACGAGCATGTTTATATGCATCATTGTCACTCATATGATCATTTAACTGATCATGGTAAACGATATCATATTGTTCTTCTGCATCTTTTAAAAATTTAAAATACAAGTGTCCTGTTGTCTCAGCATCATAAATAGCACGATGATGATGCTCTAAATTAACACTAAATTTCTTTGCTAACGTATTTAATCTGTAGCCCTTTAAAGTAGGATACAAGAAACGAGCAAGTGTAAGTGTATCAATTACTGGGTTAGTAATTTCTTTCATGTTATGTCTAAGATAACCAGTGTTCATAAAACCTACATCAAAGGTAACATTATGACCAACAATTATTGAATCACCATAAAATTCTCTAAATGATTTAAAAATTTCTTCCTCACTTTTTGAACCATGAACCATTTCATTAGTAATACTGGTCAAATTAATTGTGGTTTCAGATAAAGGAAACCCTGGATCAA is a window of Pediococcus claussenii ATCC BAA-344 DNA encoding:
- a CDS encoding L7Ae/L30e/S12e/Gadd45 family ribosomal protein, with translation MLNSDISNYLGLMKKAQKIITGESLVLESIKKKKALLVLITSDMGSATRKKITDKCNFYKVMWIEVGSTLELSNAIGQKRSVIAITDRGFTNGLLKKIE
- the rnpM gene encoding RNase P modulator RnpM, with the protein product MKTRKIPMRKDIVTNEMFPKRELVRVVKNKENEISIDATGKKPGRGAYIGLDVKIAQKAKKQRTFDKAFKIEVDDKFYDELIEYVDHQQARRELFGDAK
- the nusA gene encoding transcription termination factor NusA; the protein is MSKEMVTALDALEQEKGIKKEIVIDALEAALVSAYKRNYGQAQNVEVDFDEKKGDIHVYAVKKVVDQVEDDQLEVSLDEALTINKAYELDDEIKFEVTPKNFGRISAQTAKQVIMQRVREAERGVVYEKYSQYEDEIVTGEVSRRDNRYVYVDLGGVEAVMAKQDQIPGEQYEPHDHIKVYVTKVDDSGKGPQVYVSRSASGLLKRLFEQEVPEIYDGTVEIVSIAREAGDRAKVAVKSANPDIDPVGTSVGPRGQRVQTIVNELHGENMDIVEWVEDPAAYIANALNPAEVEDVLFDEEDERSCMVVVPDYQLSLAIGKRGQNARLAAKLTGYKIDIKSETDASEFFEEDENVDEAETEE
- the rimP gene encoding ribosome maturation factor RimP, translated to MSSDVVETVTKMVTPIVNKHNFELVEVEFVKEGQSWFLRVYIDKPGGINIEECAMVSDELSEQLDEADPDPIPQAYFLEVSSPGAERPLKKIEDYENAVGDYIHISLYAPIDKKKVFEGDLISFDGKQITMDYMDKSRKKQLVVDLDKVAFARLAIKF
- a CDS encoding PolC-type DNA polymerase III, which produces MSLSEQEQFQTLLEHIGLLNYDDNNLKTGKIKNLIIHKESKEWEFYFEFEDVLDFETFLNFQNHLKNEFKAIAQIKYQIIPKKADLNVRKVLSYWDWVVKNSDVKSSVVQQICEKAVPKFEDGQLTISVPDEVAQSFFTDEVTKSFSKYYQMIGFSNISIKTKVDASNSETSFQEYHEAKKQKDQELAQRATAAIQMRENKRKEQAVDASFNEGPVQIGKPISPKENVTQLRDVNQEERSLLIEGYIFDVEIRTLRSERQLLIFKVTDYTSSITVKKFSKNDSDEQAFANVKKGIWVKVRGSVQEDTFMKDLTMNAYDVEEIKHAERKDRSDEKRVELHLHTNMSQMDATNSISDYVIQASKWGHRAIAVTDHSGLQAFPEAYAAAKKNNIKMLFGVEANLVDDGVPIGYNNKHTPLKGATYVVFDLETTGLSAIYDKVIELSAVKMQDGNVIDQFEEFIDPGFPLSETTINLTSITNEMVHGSKSEEEIFKSFREFYGDSIIVGHNVTFDVGFMNTGYLRHNMKEITNPVIDTLTLARFLYPTLKGYRLNTLAKKFSVNLEHHHRAIYDAETTGHLYFKFLKDAEEQYDIVYHDQLNDHMSDNDAYKHARPNHAILIAKTQDGLKNLFKLVSKSNVEYFYRVPRIPKSELKELRDGIIVGSACSSGEVFTAMMQKGYAEAKAKAKFYDYLEVMPKPVYQQLLDQELVSGTKNLEEIIENIIKLGDDLGKPVVATGDVHYLNQNDSIYRQILIGSQGGANPLNRSALPDVHFRTTDEMLSDFSFLGDKQARKIVIENTNQIADSVDDISPVKNKLYTPKMPGAEDRIRQLTMDQAHALYGETLPEIVQERLDKELKSIIGNGFSVIYLIAQRLVHKSNKDGYLVGSRGSVGSSLVATMSGITEVNPLPPHYRCPNCQYSSFFTKGEYGSGYDLPDKNCPKCDTEMIGDGQDIPFETFLGFKGDKVPDIDLNFSGDYQPIAHNYMQVLFGKDNVFRAGTIGTVADKTAYGYVKAYERDHNIHLRGAEIDRLSQGATGVKRTTGQHPAGILIVPDYMDIYDFSPIQYPADDQTAAWKTTHFDFHSIHDNILKMDILGHDDPTMIRKLQDLSGIEPKSIPTDDPNVMKIFSGPDVLGVSEDQINSKTGTLGIPEFGTRFVRGMLEETHPKNYSELLQISGLSHGTDVWLGNAEELIKAGTVTIKDVIGCRDNIMMDLIHYGLDSQSSFQIMESVRKGKGIPEGFEEKMRSANVPDWYIESCGKIKYMFPRAHASAYVLMALRIAYFKVYFPLAYYAAYFTVRADDFDIVSMSHGKESVKAKMTEINEKGREASTKEKNLLTVLELANEMIERGFEFGMVDIEHSDAEEWIIEGKRLLAPFNSIPGLGDNVAKQIVAARADKPFLSKEDLAKRGHVSASLIEFMTINNVLSELPDENQLSLF